The stretch of DNA CTCACCGATATGGCGCCGCTGGCGGTGGCCTACGAGAAAGGCTTCTTCGAGGATGAGGGGCTCTACGTGACCCTCGAGGCGCAGGCCAACTGGAAGGTGCTGCTGGATCGGGTGATCGATGGGGAGCTCGACGGTGCTCACATGCTGGCCGGACAGCCCCTCGGGGCGACCATTGGCTACGGCACCCAGGCGCAGGTGATTACCGCTTTCAGCATGGATCTCAACGGTAACGCCATTACCGTCTCAAATGATGTATGGGAGCAGATGAAACCCCACGTTCCCACCATGGCCGATGGCAGGCCCCGGCACCCGATCAAGGCGGACTCCCTGAAGCCGGTGGTGGACAAGTACCTGGCCGAAGGCAAACCCTTCAAAATGGGGATGGTGTTTCCGGTCTCCACCCACAACTATGAGCTTCGCTACTGGCTCGCAGCCGGTGGCATCCATCCCGGGTATTACGCCCCCGATAAGGGTGACACCTCGGGACACATCAAGGCCGATGCCCTGCTGTCGGTGACACCGCCGCCGCAGATGCCCTCCACTATGGAGGCTGGCACTATCTATGGCTACTGTGTGGGGGAGCCCTGGAACCAGCAGGCGGTCTTCAAAGGCATCGGGGTGCCGGTCGTCACCGACTATGAGATCTGGAAGAACAACCCGGAGAAGGTGTTCGGCGTCAGCAAGGCCTGGGCCGACGCCAACCCCAATACCCACATCGCGGTGGTCAAGGCGTTGATTCGGGCAGCCCAGTGGCTGGATGCCGAGGACAACAAGAATCGGCCCGAAGCGGTGAAGATCCTCTCGCGCAGCGAATATGTGGGCGCCGATTATGAGGTGATTGCCAACAGCATGACCGGCACCTTCGAGTACGAAAAGGGGGATAAGCGCGCAGTGCCGGACTTCAATGTGTTCTTCCGCCATAACGCCACCTACCCCTACTACAGCGATGCGATCTGGTACCTGACCCAGATGCGTCGCTGGGGGCAGATTGCCGAGCCCAAGTCCGACAACTGGTATCTCGATGTGGCCAAACAGGTCTACCGCCCCGATATCTACCGTGCCGCCGTCGACTCGTTGATCGAAGAGGGCAAGATGCGCGCATCAGATTTCC from Aestuariirhabdus litorea encodes:
- a CDS encoding CmpA/NrtA family ABC transporter substrate-binding protein, with the translated sequence MLGCLLASGFAWAELEVEKEELKFGFIKLTDMAPLAVAYEKGFFEDEGLYVTLEAQANWKVLLDRVIDGELDGAHMLAGQPLGATIGYGTQAQVITAFSMDLNGNAITVSNDVWEQMKPHVPTMADGRPRHPIKADSLKPVVDKYLAEGKPFKMGMVFPVSTHNYELRYWLAAGGIHPGYYAPDKGDTSGHIKADALLSVTPPPQMPSTMEAGTIYGYCVGEPWNQQAVFKGIGVPVVTDYEIWKNNPEKVFGVSKAWADANPNTHIAVVKALIRAAQWLDAEDNKNRPEAVKILSRSEYVGADYEVIANSMTGTFEYEKGDKRAVPDFNVFFRHNATYPYYSDAIWYLTQMRRWGQIAEPKSDNWYLDVAKQVYRPDIYRAAVDSLIEEGKMRASDFPDLAREDGFRAPQIHFIDGITYDGTQPNAYLDQFTIGLKGDEVVQ